From a single Sus scrofa isolate TJ Tabasco breed Duroc chromosome 13, Sscrofa11.1, whole genome shotgun sequence genomic region:
- the GP5 gene encoding platelet glycoprotein V codes for MLRSVLLGAALGLLRAQRFPCPPSCVCMFRDAAQCSGSSVARIAALSLPTNLTHLLLFRMGRGALQNHSFSGMTVLQRLMLSDSHVTAIAPGTLNDLIKLKTLRLSRNKITHLPGALLDKLVLLEQLFLDGNELKSLDQNMFQKLVSLQELFLNQNQFAFLPASLFAHLENLKLLDLSGNNLTHLPKGLFGAQVKLEKLLLHSNQLVSLDSGLLDSLRALKELQLDSNHIRSVAPGAFDRLRSLSSLTLARNRLEGLPSALFLHSRSLTFLTLFENPLEELPEVLFGEMGGLQELWLNGTQLLTLPAAVFRNLSGLWVLRVTLSPRLSALPEDAFRGLGELRVLALSSNGLASLPAGLLRGLGRLRHVSLRRNRLRTLPRALFHNLSSLAEVQLDHNQLETLPGDMFEGLPQLAEVLLGHNPWRCDCGLRPFLAWLRQHAALVGRAEPPLCHGPRPHAGLPLWALPAGDPGCPRLGSPPPRSPALGSSEGPRRPALPAAPPGAAGGLNRSEPWAWHPQGAEGQSPNHSRFWGLYFLLLAVQALITGIIVFAMIKLCRLFRKLIRECALV; via the coding sequence ATGCTGAGGAGCGTTCTGCTGGGCGCCGCGCTCGGGCTCCTGCGCGCCCAGCGcttcccctgcccaccctcctgcGTGTGCATGTTCCGCGACGCGGCGCAGTGCTCGGGGAGCAGCGTGGCGCGCATCGCCGCGCTCAGCCTGCCCACCAACCTCACGCACCTTCTGCTCTTCCGAATGGGCCGCGGCGCCTTGCAGAACCACAGCTTCAGTGGCATGACCGTCTTGCAGCGCCTGATGCTGTCCGACAGCCACGTTACGGCCATTGCCCCCGGCACTTTAAACGACCTGATAAAGCTGAAAACTCTGAGGTTGTCGCGCAACAAGATCACTCATCTTCCAGGCGCGCTATTGGATAAGCTGGTGCTCCTGGAACAGTTGTTTTTGGACGGCAACGAACTAAAGAGTCTTGACCAAAACATGTTTCAGAAACTAGTTAGCTTGCAGGAACTCTTTTTGAACCAAAACCAATTCGCATTCCTTCCTGCTAGCCTCTTCGCACACCTGGAGAACCTGAAATTGTTGGATTTATCGGGAAATAATTTGACTCACTTGCCCAAGGGATTGTTTGGGGCCCAGGTTAAGCTTGAGAAGCTTCTGCTCCACTCGAACCAGCTCGTCTCTCTGGATTCGGGGCTGTTGGACAGCCTGCGCGCCCtgaaggagctgcagctggacaGCAATCACATCCGTTCCGTCGCACCCGGCGCCTTTGACAGGCTGCGAAGCCTGAGCTCTTTGACTCTTGCCAGAAACCGGCTCGAGGGTCTGCCCTCTGCTCTCTTTCTTCACTCGCGTAGTTTGACCTTCCTGACCCTGTTCGAGAACCCGCTGGAGGAACTCCCCGAGGTGCTTTTCGGGGAGATGGGCGGCCTGCAGGAACTGTGGCTGAACGGCACGCAGCTGCTCACCCTGCCCGCCGCCGTCTTCCGCAACCTGAGCGGCCTGTGGGTCCTGAGGGTGACGCTGAGCCCGCGGCTGAGCGCGCTCCCGGAGGACGCCTTCCGGGGCCTGGGCGAGCTGCGAGTGCTCGCCCTGAGTTCCAAcggcctggcctccctccccgccGGCTTGCTGCGCGGCCTCGGCCGGCTGCGCCACGTGTCGCTGCGCCGCAACCGGCTGCGGACCTTGCCCCGCGCGCTCTTCCACAACCTCAGCAGCCTGGCGGAGGTCCAGCTCGACCACAACCAGCTGGAGACCCTGCCCGGCGACATGTTTGAGGGTCTGCCGCAGCTGGCGGAGGTCCTGCTAGGGCACAATCCCTGGCGCTGCGACTGTGGCCTAAGGCCTTTTCTGGCGTGGCTGCGGCAGCACGCGGCCCTCGTGGGCCGGGCCGAGCCCCCGCTGTGTCACGGCCCCAGGCCACACGCTGGCCTGCCGCTCTGGGCCCTGCCAGCCGGCGACCCCGGCTGCCCGCGTCTCGGGAGTCCGCCTCCCCGCTCCCCTGCTCTCGGTTCCTCCGAAGGCCCCCGGCGGCCAGCCCTGCCCGCTGCTCCTCCCGGAGCTGCCGGGGGGCTTAACCGCTCCGAGCCCTGGGCGTGGCACCCGCAGGGGGCCGAAGGCCAAAGCCCAAACCATAGCCGGTTCTGGGgtctttattttctgcttttagcaGTTCAGGCCTTGATAACCGGGATCATCGTGTTTGCTATGATTAAACTCTGCAGGCTCTTTCGGAAATTAATCAGAGAGTGCGCTCTGGTTTGA